In a genomic window of Streptomyces koelreuteriae:
- a CDS encoding glycosyltransferase 87 family protein has protein sequence MTPGLPRTDRGRLLLLLALATVVTVFTATVPLLRDWFDLRVYYGSIDTWVHHGGRIYDYRVPGTTYGFTYPPFAAVAMLPMALLDLRTAIAAALLLNLAALAVILRLLTGPERRRHGWYGWALIACLLALFEPLRDTLSFGQVNLLLLALVLTDAALLATGRRCGRWAGIGIGLAAAIKLTPALFIGLLLVARRWRAAALATAVALGATGLAAWVDVDASRFYWTDALWDTSRIGRLGYVSNQSVQGILARLGEPDRAVWAVAVLLILGVWAVRVRRAVGAGDWTAAFALTGLAACLVSPITWVHHLVWLLPSFAVLVRTGHPRVAGALYAVLCTSVVWLWFDDASGVDGFLGSNIYAWITLGLLLWLPAGQLPSDRRTGTRSTSTTTAAPSPTAPTISPASVQAEAASSGTAAAAAAGSVVAPGRAGARRVSSEPTGSTLPADRNPQSSSERASS, from the coding sequence ATGACCCCGGGCCTGCCGCGCACCGACCGCGGACGACTGCTGCTCCTGCTCGCCCTCGCCACGGTGGTGACCGTCTTCACCGCCACCGTGCCCCTGCTGCGCGACTGGTTCGACCTGCGCGTCTACTACGGCAGCATCGACACCTGGGTCCATCACGGGGGCCGGATCTACGACTACCGGGTGCCCGGCACGACGTACGGCTTCACCTACCCGCCGTTCGCCGCGGTCGCCATGCTGCCGATGGCCCTGCTGGACCTGCGCACCGCGATCGCCGCCGCCCTGCTGCTCAACCTGGCGGCCCTGGCCGTGATCCTGCGCCTGCTCACCGGCCCCGAACGGCGCCGCCACGGCTGGTACGGCTGGGCCCTGATCGCCTGCCTGCTCGCACTGTTCGAACCGCTCCGCGACACCCTCAGCTTCGGTCAGGTCAATCTGCTGCTGCTGGCTCTCGTGCTCACCGACGCGGCGCTGCTCGCCACCGGACGTCGGTGCGGACGCTGGGCGGGCATCGGCATCGGGCTCGCGGCCGCGATCAAGCTCACCCCGGCGCTGTTCATCGGACTCCTGCTGGTCGCCCGGCGGTGGCGCGCGGCGGCTCTCGCCACGGCCGTCGCCCTTGGGGCCACGGGCCTCGCGGCCTGGGTCGACGTGGACGCCTCGCGCTTCTACTGGACCGACGCGCTGTGGGACACCAGCCGCATCGGGCGCCTCGGCTACGTCTCGAACCAGTCGGTGCAGGGCATCCTGGCCCGGCTCGGCGAACCGGACCGGGCGGTGTGGGCGGTGGCGGTCCTGCTGATCCTCGGCGTGTGGGCCGTGCGGGTGCGACGGGCGGTCGGCGCGGGGGACTGGACGGCCGCGTTCGCCCTGACCGGCCTCGCCGCCTGTCTCGTCAGCCCGATCACCTGGGTGCACCATCTGGTGTGGCTGCTGCCGTCCTTCGCCGTGCTGGTCCGTACAGGGCACCCGCGCGTCGCGGGCGCCCTGTACGCGGTGCTGTGCACCAGCGTGGTGTGGCTGTGGTTCGACGACGCGTCCGGCGTCGACGGGTTCCTGGGCAGCAACATCTACGCCTGGATCACCCTGGGCCTGCTGCTGTGGCTGCCGGCCGGTCAACTCCCTTCGGACCGGCGGACCGGCACGCGCAGTACCAGCACCACGACCGCCGCGCCGAGTCCGACGGCGCCCACGATCAGCCCCGCCTCGGTCCAGGCGGAGGCGGCTTCCTCCGGCACGGCCGCGGCGGCGGCCGCGGGCAGCGTCGTCGCTCCCGGCCGCGCGGGTGCCCGCCGGGTCTCGAGCGAGCCCACCGGTTCGACCCTCCCGGCCGACCGGAACCCCCAGTCGAGCAGCGAGCGCGCTTCCTCGTAG
- the rho gene encoding transcription termination factor Rho: protein MTTTLENPPVQQQAQAQTATGVLDIDAAGKGHLREAGLLPTPADLAVSPALIRRYGLRKGDLVEGVRGDRRGLTDVVRVDGREPGEVRGRRHFRDLTPLHPHERLRLEHPAAGPTGRVVDLISPVGKGQRGLLVAPPKTGKTVILQQLAAAVAGNHPESRLMVLLLDERPEEVTDMRRGVRGEVYASTFDRSAKQHIALAELVIERAKRRVEAGEDVVVLLDSLTRLCRAHNNAAASGGRIMTGGVDASALIGPKRFFGAARAAEEGGSLTILATALVETGSRADDFYFEELKSTGNMELRLSRDPASRRVFPAVDITPSGTRREELLLPPAELAAVHGLRRVLQGRDGQGGLETLLERLRETPDNATFLRRIQPTLPSG from the coding sequence ATGACCACCACACTCGAAAACCCACCCGTCCAGCAGCAGGCCCAGGCCCAGACCGCGACCGGCGTCCTCGACATCGACGCGGCCGGGAAGGGGCATCTGCGCGAGGCGGGCCTCCTGCCCACGCCCGCCGACCTCGCGGTCTCCCCCGCGCTGATCCGCCGGTACGGCCTGCGCAAGGGCGACCTCGTCGAGGGCGTGCGCGGCGACCGGCGCGGCCTGACCGACGTCGTGCGGGTCGACGGCCGTGAGCCGGGCGAAGTGCGCGGCCGGCGACACTTCCGGGACCTGACACCGCTGCATCCGCACGAGCGGCTGCGTCTGGAGCACCCGGCCGCCGGACCGACCGGACGGGTCGTCGACCTGATCTCACCGGTCGGCAAGGGCCAGCGCGGACTCCTCGTGGCCCCGCCCAAGACCGGCAAGACCGTCATCCTGCAGCAGCTCGCGGCCGCCGTCGCCGGCAACCATCCCGAGAGCCGGCTGATGGTGCTGCTGCTCGACGAGCGGCCCGAGGAGGTCACCGACATGCGGCGCGGTGTGCGGGGCGAGGTCTACGCCTCGACCTTCGACCGCAGCGCCAAGCAGCACATCGCGCTCGCCGAGCTCGTGATCGAACGGGCCAAGCGGCGCGTCGAGGCCGGTGAGGACGTCGTCGTCCTCCTCGACTCGCTGACCCGGCTGTGCCGGGCGCACAACAACGCGGCCGCGTCCGGTGGCCGCATCATGACCGGGGGCGTCGACGCGTCCGCCCTGATCGGCCCCAAGCGGTTCTTCGGCGCCGCCCGGGCCGCCGAGGAGGGCGGCTCTCTCACGATCCTCGCCACCGCCCTGGTGGAGACCGGCTCCCGGGCCGACGACTTCTACTTCGAGGAGCTGAAGAGCACCGGCAACATGGAGCTGCGTCTGAGCCGCGACCCGGCGTCCCGCCGCGTGTTCCCGGCCGTCGACATCACACCCTCCGGCACCCGCCGTGAGGAACTCCTGCTGCCCCCGGCCGAGTTGGCGGCCGTGCACGGCCTGCGGCGCGTGTTGCAGGGCCGGGACGGCCAGGGTGGTCTGGAGACCCTTCTGGAGCGGCTGCGCGAGACACCGGACAACGCGACGTTCCTGCGGCGCATCCAGCCGACCCTGCCCTCGGGCTGA
- a CDS encoding class I SAM-dependent methyltransferase, which produces MTSAEHDALMRANQANWDARTPVHLASRFYGLDQDLDPERWFASFEWEDLGELTGRDVLHLQCHLGTETIALARRGARAVGLDFSEASIAAATGIAAKAGTDVTYVQANVYDAAEALDGRQFDVVYTGKGALCYLPDLDRWAEVVGRLLRPGGRLYVVEFHPLLNSLGPKPAPGEGPELLLRHDYLSGGGPVRRDATRTYTDGPAVEGATDSYEWMHGIGEVVNALTGAGLTVRRLREGDELPWPRWPQMVRTESGWWRLPEPRIPLLYGLLAGR; this is translated from the coding sequence ATGACGTCCGCCGAGCACGACGCGCTGATGCGGGCCAACCAGGCCAACTGGGACGCCCGCACACCCGTCCATCTCGCCAGCCGCTTCTACGGCCTCGACCAGGACCTCGACCCCGAGCGCTGGTTCGCCTCCTTCGAGTGGGAGGACCTCGGCGAGCTGACCGGGCGTGACGTGCTGCATCTGCAGTGCCATCTCGGCACCGAGACCATCGCCTTGGCCCGGCGCGGGGCCCGTGCCGTCGGCCTCGACTTCTCCGAGGCGTCGATCGCGGCCGCGACCGGCATCGCCGCGAAGGCCGGGACGGACGTGACCTACGTACAGGCGAACGTGTACGACGCCGCCGAGGCCCTGGACGGGCGGCAGTTCGACGTCGTCTACACCGGCAAGGGCGCCCTGTGTTATCTGCCCGACCTGGACCGATGGGCGGAGGTCGTCGGCCGACTCCTGCGGCCGGGCGGCCGGTTGTACGTCGTCGAGTTCCACCCCCTCCTCAACTCCCTCGGCCCGAAACCGGCTCCGGGCGAAGGCCCCGAGCTGCTGCTGCGCCATGACTACCTGAGCGGTGGCGGTCCGGTACGCCGGGACGCGACCCGCACCTACACGGACGGCCCGGCCGTCGAGGGCGCCACGGACAGTTACGAGTGGATGCACGGAATAGGAGAGGTCGTCAACGCGTTGACCGGAGCGGGACTCACCGTGCGGCGGCTGCGGGAAGGCGACGAACTTCCCTGGCCGCGCTGGCCGCAGATGGTCCGTACGGAGTCCGGCTGGTGGCGGCTGCCCGAACCGCGGATCCCCCTGCTGTACGGGCTGTTGGCCGGCCGCTGA
- a CDS encoding nuclear transport factor 2 family protein — protein MRAFREAIEADDLDAAEALLAPDVVFTSPVVFKPYAGKAITAAILRAVAGVFEDFRYVREINDADGRDHALVFTARVGDREINGCDFIHVDDNGLIDEFTVMVRPLSGAQALAAAMGAQFERIAEEARARSV, from the coding sequence ATGCGTGCATTCCGTGAGGCCATCGAGGCGGACGACCTCGACGCCGCCGAGGCGCTTCTGGCGCCGGACGTCGTGTTCACCAGCCCGGTCGTGTTCAAGCCGTACGCCGGGAAGGCGATCACGGCGGCGATCCTGCGCGCCGTCGCCGGTGTCTTCGAGGACTTCCGCTACGTGCGCGAGATCAACGACGCGGACGGCCGTGACCACGCCCTCGTGTTCACCGCGCGGGTGGGCGACCGGGAGATCAACGGCTGCGACTTCATCCATGTCGACGACAACGGGCTGATCGACGAATTCACCGTGATGGTGCGCCCGTTGTCGGGGGCGCAGGCGCTCGCGGCGGCCATGGGCGCGCAGTTCGAGCGGATCGCCGAGGAGGCACGAGCCCGCTCGGTGTGA
- a CDS encoding PadR family transcriptional regulator — protein MSLKYAVLAALLEGEASGYELSKVFDVSLANFWASTPQQLYRELERLAGDGLIEARVVRQERRPDKRMFTLTEAGRADLGAFAATPPRRPTAIRDELLIKIQAMDGVDPEATRALVQERETWSRGKLARYRRVRERLLAGRSEEEYLRETDRVGPYLTLMGGIGFEEENLRWCERVLTVLKQRAPLG, from the coding sequence ATGTCGCTGAAGTACGCCGTCCTGGCCGCTCTCCTGGAGGGAGAGGCCTCGGGCTACGAGCTCTCCAAGGTGTTCGACGTGTCGCTCGCGAACTTCTGGGCCTCGACGCCGCAGCAGCTCTACCGGGAGCTGGAGCGCCTCGCGGGGGACGGACTGATCGAGGCCAGGGTCGTACGCCAGGAACGGCGGCCCGACAAGCGGATGTTCACGCTCACCGAGGCGGGCCGGGCTGATCTGGGCGCGTTCGCCGCCACACCGCCCCGGCGGCCCACCGCCATCCGGGACGAACTCCTCATCAAGATCCAGGCCATGGACGGCGTGGACCCCGAGGCCACCCGCGCGCTGGTCCAGGAGCGCGAGACCTGGTCCCGTGGCAAGCTCGCCCGCTACCGGCGCGTCCGCGAACGCCTGCTGGCAGGCCGCAGTGAGGAGGAGTACCTGCGGGAGACCGACCGCGTCGGCCCGTACCTCACCCTGATGGGAGGCATCGGCTTCGAGGAGGAGAACCTCCGCTGGTGCGAGCGCGTACTCACGGTCCTCAAGCAGCGGGCTCCCCTAGGCTGA
- a CDS encoding class I SAM-dependent methyltransferase codes for MFSPEGPTLRELAVQALSSVERGYDLLAPKFDHTPFRTPDAVLDAVGSALRRLGPFGTGLDLCCGTGAGVGVLAGVCRERVTGVDFSAGMLDIARERVRPAGPPVSWVRADARALPFAPAFDLVVSFGAFGHFLPRELPALFAQVRSVLRPGGSFAFPLVAPPRPGSLGYWMLLGFDTVMRVRNALWRPPFVMYYRAFRFGDVQRELARAGFRVDLHALPEFGPRRDGSPRVRLVVARLPV; via the coding sequence ATGTTCAGCCCCGAAGGTCCCACCCTGCGCGAGCTCGCCGTCCAGGCTCTGTCCTCCGTCGAGCGCGGCTACGACCTCCTCGCGCCGAAGTTCGACCACACGCCCTTCCGGACACCCGACGCGGTCCTCGACGCCGTCGGATCGGCACTGCGGCGCCTGGGACCCTTCGGCACCGGCCTCGACCTGTGCTGCGGCACCGGCGCGGGCGTCGGCGTGCTGGCGGGGGTGTGCCGGGAGCGGGTCACCGGCGTCGACTTCAGCGCGGGCATGCTCGACATCGCCCGGGAGCGGGTCCGCCCGGCGGGGCCGCCGGTCTCCTGGGTCCGGGCGGACGCCCGCGCCCTGCCCTTCGCGCCCGCCTTCGACCTGGTGGTCAGCTTCGGCGCCTTCGGACACTTCCTGCCCCGTGAACTGCCCGCCCTGTTCGCGCAGGTCCGCTCGGTGCTGCGACCGGGCGGCAGCTTCGCGTTCCCGCTGGTCGCCCCGCCCCGCCCGGGCTCGCTCGGCTACTGGATGCTGCTCGGCTTCGACACGGTGATGCGGGTGCGGAACGCGCTGTGGCGGCCTCCGTTCGTCATGTACTACCGCGCGTTCCGCTTCGGGGACGTACAGCGCGAGCTGGCCCGCGCAGGATTCCGGGTGGACCTCCACGCCCTGCCGGAGTTCGGCCCGCGACGCGACGGCAGCCCGCGGGTACGGCTCGTCGTGGCCCGGCTGCCGGTCTAG
- a CDS encoding GntR family transcriptional regulator — protein sequence MARTTPHDHPPAEEEPLYRRIATQLLGELREGRIPPGERLPGERRLAEHFGVSRETVRQALELLRRDGLVATDRRGSHATLSGLPVEAPASLAFPVGAAAAAPGTVARATVTWEPPPPDHAEVLGLAPGRPTLVHTYRYATADGRGLRTAVTSFSAVALAEVEELARYRDRADGTATAHLRRAYDWMRRAGLTLHHRDAITRLASTPSVRVTRQVHDQYARPLEITDLVVDAQKDALVYEFTLPGRAD from the coding sequence ATGGCCCGCACCACCCCGCACGACCACCCTCCGGCCGAGGAAGAGCCCCTGTACCGGCGGATCGCGACCCAGTTGCTCGGCGAGCTGCGCGAGGGCCGCATCCCGCCCGGTGAACGGCTGCCGGGCGAACGGCGCCTCGCCGAGCACTTCGGGGTCAGCCGGGAGACCGTACGGCAGGCGCTGGAGCTGCTGCGCCGAGACGGTCTGGTCGCCACCGACCGGCGCGGCAGCCATGCCACGCTGTCCGGGCTGCCCGTGGAGGCCCCGGCTTCGCTCGCCTTCCCGGTCGGAGCGGCGGCAGCGGCGCCGGGCACGGTGGCGCGCGCCACCGTCACCTGGGAGCCGCCCCCGCCGGACCACGCCGAGGTGCTGGGGCTGGCCCCGGGCCGGCCCACCCTCGTCCACACCTACCGGTACGCGACCGCCGACGGACGCGGACTGCGGACCGCCGTGACGTCCTTCTCGGCCGTGGCCCTGGCCGAGGTCGAGGAGCTGGCCCGCTACCGCGACCGCGCCGACGGCACGGCGACGGCCCATCTGCGGCGGGCCTACGACTGGATGCGCCGGGCCGGTCTGACCCTGCATCACCGCGACGCCATCACCCGTCTCGCGAGCACGCCGTCGGTGCGGGTGACCCGGCAGGTGCACGACCAGTACGCGCGCCCGCTGGAGATCACCGACCTCGTCGTGGACGCCCAGAAGGACGCGCTGGTCTACGAGTTCACCCTGCCGGGCCGGGCCGACTAG